One Takifugu rubripes chromosome 19, fTakRub1.2, whole genome shotgun sequence genomic window carries:
- the LOC115246922 gene encoding uncharacterized protein: MPCFANLGVRISLKSTTSGCIELTKRMPSHKHKEKYALGIITLFPSLRDPFSPKGYEHFYDAEKGTGYLAWCLKTMFRNTVKIPAKAATVTQAQGPKRQRLTATLPEQLDGDACREPISYLIHSHDEASVFQKMKMTFHYRQDLVHNPQRTTDVFKTFPRFLDVKGLPGTVTWLLCCSFSISCHPQWMKISPGDAVDKMLVFHKLCCSLDEHL; this comes from the exons ATGCCTTGTTTTGCAAACCTGGGGGTGAGGATATCATTGAAGAGTACGACGTCAGGTTGCATTGAATTAACAAA GAGGATGCCGTCCCATAAACACAAGGAGAAGTATGCCCTGGGAATTATAACACTCTTTCCTTCACTAAGGGATCCTTTTTCTCCAAAGGGATAT GAGCACTTCTATGATGCAGAGAAAGGCACTGGATATTTAGCATGGTGCCTTAAGACCATGTTCAGGAATACAGTTAAAATACCAGCTAAGGCAGCTACAGTTACTCAAGCACAAGGACCAAAGCGCCAAAGATTGACAGCTACTTTGCCTGAGCAACTTGATGGAGATGCCTGCAGGGAACCCATATCATATCTTATTCACTCTCATGATGAAGCAAGTGTGTttcagaagatgaagatgaccTTTCATTATCGCCAAGACCTGGTGCATAATCCACAGAGAACCACAGATGTCTTTAAAACATTTCCACGGTTTTTAGATGTTAAAGGGCTG CCTGGGACAGTGACATggcttctctgctgctccttctccatctcctgccACCCACAGTGGATGAAGATAAGCCCCGGTGATGCAGTGGACAAAATGTTGGTCTTTCACAAG TTATGCTGTAGCCTGGATGAGCACCTTTGA